The Huiozyma naganishii CBS 8797 chromosome 3, complete genome genome contains a region encoding:
- the MUS81 gene encoding Mus81p (similar to Saccharomyces cerevisiae MUS81 (YDR386W); ancestral locus Anc_5.468) yields MSLPSDLKDLYLKLLKDLQDSLSSKQQQLSLTYQKAHKNLQQAEGVFYYIRDLKKVKGIGDTIIKRLEAKLNEHCKQLNIEPPPASKPKETSSKTKRSRTQLRTDDTEQDGQKKKPKRRYIPKRRSGGYAIMLALLELRAVNRAVSKEDIIDVGQKYSDSSMVPNHSTKEFYGAWSSIASLKNHNLVEEEGRPKRYFLTDPGVELAKMLQAADDIAMKKIDEGTTTKGKDSFFEEPEETANLSDLIKAHSQIQIKNRDKSSMSFLDTTFQTTSTPRGSKLAAPSVSSNTDLREAENELFSSSHERNPRKKFEGVSYELWTKDSYEIYPIVDRREIKSQTDRDFFAKALARKGLKTDIRQLSLGDIIWVAKNKKTGCLCILNTIIERKRLDDLALSIRDNRFMEQKNRLENSGCAHKYYLIEETMGGSVGNMGEALRTSLWVILTYYMFGVIRTANSEQTVEKLNALHCVIERFYADKELLVIFPKTVNNKVEYKQLLTRFQLEFSKKSNIECCHTFECFQEIMSKNELRTVAELTIQILLYVKGVSLEKAIAIQSVFPTLNHLLTAYRNCKSELEAKKLLYHKLGNIPGNKKITKNLSERIADVFSTI; encoded by the coding sequence ATGAGTCTACCTTCCGATCTCAAAGACTTGTACCTGAAACTGTTAAAGGATTTGCAGGATTCCCTGTCCTCcaaacaacagcaactcaGCTTGACATACCAAAAGGCCCATAAAAACTTACAGCAAGCAGAGGGGGTGTTCTACTACATTAgggacttgaagaaagtcaagGGGATTGGTGATACGATCATAAAACGCTTGGAAGCTAAGTTAAACGAGCATTGCAAACAGTTGAACATCGAACCACCACCTGCGAGCAAGCCCAAGGAAACAAGCTCCAAAAcgaaaagaagcagaacTCAACTGAGGACAGATGATACCGAGCAAGATGggcaaaagaaaaagccGAAAAGAAGATACATCCCGAAGAGACGATCCGGAGGCTACGCGATCATGCTTGCCTTGCTGGAACTGAGAGCAGTTAATCGCGCAGTCTCCAAAGAGGATATAATAGATGTTGGTCAGAAGTACAGTGACTCAAGTATGGTTCCCAACCATTCTACAAAGGAATTCTACGGCGCTTGGTCTTCCATTGCTTCCTTGAAAAATCATAACCTGGTGGAAGAGGAGGGCAGACCCAAGAGATACTTTCTAACTGATCCTGGGGTTGAGCTGGCAAAAATGCTACAGGCTGCCGATGACATTGCCATGAAGAAAATTGACGAGGGGACGACTACCAAGGGGAAAGATtccttttttgaagaacctGAAGAGACTGCCAACCTGAGTGACCTTATTAAGGCTCATAGTCAAATACAGATAAAGAATCGAGACAAAAGTAGTATGTCGTTTCTGGATACCACTTTCCAAACCACTAGTACACCGAGAGGCTCCAAATTAGCGGCACCATCGGTAAGTTCAAATACTGATTTGAGAGAGGCGGAAAACGAACTGTTCTCGTCGTCGCATGAAAGGAACCCACGTAAAAAATTCGAGGGGGTGAGTTATGAACTTTGGACAAAGGACTCATACGAGATATACCCAATTGTTGATCGTCGCGAAATAAAATCTCAAACTGACCGTGACTTCTTCGCGAAAGCTCTGGCACGGAAGGGCCTGAAGACAGATATACGACAACTCTCTCTAGGTGACATTATTTGGGTGGCtaaaaacaagaaaactGGATGCCTATGCATTTTGAATACTATTAttgaaaggaaaagatTAGATGACCTGGCCCTCAGTATTCGCGACAATAGGTTCATGGAGCAGAAGAACCGTTTGGAGAATTCTGGTTGCGCTCACAAGTACTATTTGATCGAAGAGACAATGGGTGGTTCTGTAGGGAATATGGGCGAAGCGTTAAGGACATCACTTTGGGTAATATTGACTTACTATATGTTTGGCGTTATACGAACAGCAAATTCCGAACAAACGGtagaaaaattgaatgcCCTACACTGTGTCATCGAGCGGTTTTATGCTGATAAAGAATTATTAGTAATTTTCCCTAAGACAGTTAACAATAAGGTGGAGTACAAACAACTGCTGACGAGATTCCAGCTAGAATTCAGCAAAAAATCGAACATAGAATGCTGCCACACATTTGAATGTTTTCAGGAAATTATGAGCAAGAACGAACTGAGAACCGTAGCGGAACTGACAATACAGATTTTGCTGTACGTCAAGGGTGTGTCACTTGAGAAAGCCATCGCCATCCAGTCAGTTTTTCCGACATTGAATCATCTGCTCACAGCGTACCGTAACTGCAAGTCTGAGCTAGAGGCGAAAAAACTGCTCTATCATAAACTCGGCAACATCCcaggaaacaaaaagatcACCAAAAATCTATCAGAAAGGATCGCAGATGTTTTTTCAACCATATAG
- the EFT2 gene encoding elongation factor 2 (similar to Saccharomyces cerevisiae EFT2 (YDR385W) and EFT1 (YOR133W); ancestral locus Anc_5.467), which yields MVAFTVDQMRGLMDHVTNVRNMSVIAHVDHGKSTLTDSLVQKAGIISAAKAGEARFMDTRKDEQERGITIKSTAISLFTEMSDEDVKDIKQKSEGNSFLINLIDSPGHVDFSSEVTAALRVTDGALVVVDTVEGVCVQTETVLRQALGERIKPVVCVNKVDRALLELQVSKEDLYQTFSRTVESINVIISTYADEVLGDVQVYPSQGTVAFGSGLHGWAFTIRQFANRYAKKFGVDKSKMMERLWGDSFFNPKTKKWTNKETDTDGKPLERAFNMFVLDPIFRLFAAIMNFKKDEIPVLLEKLEINLKADEKDLEGKALLKVVMRKFLPAADALLEMIVMHLPSPVTAQAYRAEQLYEGPADDANCIAIKKCDPTADLMLYVSKMVPTSDKGRFYAFGRVFAGTVKSGQKVRIQGPNYVPGRKEDLFVKAVQRVVMMMGSKTEPIDDCPAGNIIGLVGIDQFLLKTGTLTTSETAHNMKVMKFSVSPVVQVAVEVKNANDLPKLVEGLKRLSKSDPCVLTYMSESGEHIVAGTGELHLEICLSDLENDHAGVPLRISPPVVAYRETVEAESSQTALSKSPNKHNRIYLKAEPMEEEVSLAIENGKINPRDDFKARARVMADDYNWDVTDARKIWCFGPDGNGPNLVVDQTKAVQYLHEIKDSVVAAFQWATKEGPIFGEQMRSVRVNILDVTLHADAIHRGGGQIIPTMRRATYAGFLLAEPRIQEPVFLVEIQCPEQAVGGIYSVLNKKRGQVVSEEQRPGTPLFTVKAYLPVNESFGFTGELRQATGGQAFPQMVFDHWATISSDPLDPTTKAGEIVLAARKRHGMKEEVPGWQEYYDKL from the coding sequence ATGGTTGCCTTCACTGTTGACCAAATGCGTGGTCTTATGGACCACGTTACCAATGTGCGTAACATGTCCGTCATTGCCCACGTCGATCACGGTAAGTCTACTTTGACTGATTCTTTGGTCCAGAAAGCCGGTATTATCTCCGCCGCTAAAGCTGGTGAGGCCCGTTTCATGGACACCAGAAAGGATGAGCAAGAAAGAGGTATCACCATCAAGTCCACTGCCATCTCTCTGTTCACTGAAATGAGTGACGAGGATGTCAAGGACATCAAGCAGAAGTCCGAGGGTAAttccttcttgatcaacTTGATCGACTCGCCAGGTCACGTCGACTTCTCCTCCGAAGTCACCGCCGCTCTGAGAGTCACTGACGGTGCTCTAGTTGTCGTCGACACCGTCGAAGGTGTCTGTGTGCAAACTGAAACCGTGTTGAGACAAGCTCTTGGTGAAAGAATCAAGCCAGTCGTTTGTGTCAACAAAGTCGACAGAGCTCTTTTGGAATTGCAAGTCTCCAAGGAGGACTTGTACCAAACTTTCTCCAGAACCGTCGAATCCATTAACGTCATCATCTCCACTTACGCTGACGAAGTCTTGGGTGACGTTCAAGTCTACCCATCTCAAGGTACCGTTGCCTTCGGTTCCGGTTTGCACGGGTGGGCCTTCACCATCCGTCAATTTGCCAACAGATACGCCAAGAAATTCGGTGTTGACAAGAGCAAGATGATGGAAAGATTGTGGGGGGactccttcttcaacccaaAGACCAAGAAGTGGACCAACAAGGAAACCGACACTGACGGTAAGCCTTTGGAGAGAGCCTTCAACATGTTCGTCTTGGACCCTATCTTCAGACTGTTCGCTGCTATCAtgaacttcaagaaggacgaaATCCCAGTCTTGCTAGAAAAGTTGGAGATCAACTTGAAGGCCGACGAAAAGGACTTGGAAGGTAAGGCCTTGTTGAAGGTCGTCATGAGAAAGTTCTTGCCAGCTGCCGACGCTCTATTGGAAATGATCGTCATGCACTTGCCATCTCCAGTCACCGCCCAAGCCTACAGAGCTGAGCAATTGTACGAGGGTCCAGCCGACGATGCCAACTGTATCGCCATCAAGAAGTGTGACCCAACCGCCGACTTGATGTTGTATGTCTCCAAGATGGTGCCAACCTCCGATAAGGGTAGATTCTACGCCTTCGGTAGAGTTTTCGCCGGTACCGTCAAGTCCGGTCAAAAAGTCAGAATCCAAGGTCCAAACTACGTCCCAGGTAGAAAGGAGGACTTGTTCGTCAAGGCCGTCCAAAGAGTCGTCATGATGATGGGTTCCAAGACTGAACCAATCGACGACTGTCCAGCCGGTAACATTATCGGTTTGGTCGGTATCGATCAATTCTTGTTGAAGACTGGTACTTTGACCACTTCCGAGACTGCTCACAACATGAAGGTCATGAAGTTCTCCGTCTCCCCAGTTGTCCAAGTCGCTGTTGAGGTCAAGAACGCCAACGACTTGCCAAAGTTGGTCGAAGGTTTGAAGAGATTGTCCAAGTCTGACCCTTGTGTCTTGACTTACATGTCTGAATCTGGTGAACACATTGTCGCTGGTACCGGTGAATTGCATTTGGAAATTTGTCTGTccgatttggaaaacgacCACGCTGGTGTTCCTCTAAGAATCTCCCCTCCAGTCGTCGCCTACAGAGAAACCGTCGAGGCCGAATCCTCCCAGACCGCCCTATCGAAGTCTCCAAACAAGCATAACAGAATCTACTTGAAGGCCGAGCCAATGGAAGAGGAAGTCTCCCTAGCCATTGAAAACGGTAAGATCAACCCAAGAGACGATTTCAAGGCCAGAGCTAGAGTCATGGCCGATGACTACAACTGGGATGTCACCGACGCCAGAAAGATCTGGTGTTTCGGTCCAGACGGTAACGGTCCAAACCTGGTCGTCGACCAGACCAAGGCTGTCCAATACTTGCACGAAATCAAGGACTCCGTCGTTGCCGCCTTCCAATGGGCTACCAAGGAAGGTCCAATCTTTGGTGAACAAATGAGATCCGTCAGAGTCAACATCTTGGATGTCACCCTACACGCCGATGCCATCCACAGAGGTGGTGGTCAAATCATCCCAACCATGAGAAGAGCCACTTACGCCGGTTTCTTGTTGGCTGAACCAAGAATCCAAGAACCCGTCTTCTTGGTCGAAATTCAATGCCCAGAACAAGCCGTCGGTGGTATTTACTccgttttgaacaagaagagaggTCAAGTCGTCTCCGAAGAACAGAGACCAGGTACCCCATTGTTCACTGTCAAGGCCTACTTGCCAGTCAACGAATCCTTCGGTTTTACCGGTGAATTGAGACAAGCCACTGGTGGTCAAGCTTTCCCACAGATGGTGTTCGACCACTGGGCCACTATTTCTTCTGACCCATTGGACCCAACCACCAAGGCTGGTGAGATTGTCCTAGCTGCCCGTAAGAGACACGGTATGAAGGAGGAAGTCCCAGGCTGGCAAGAATACTACGACAAGTTGTAA
- the ATO3 gene encoding putative ammonium permease ATO3 (similar to Saccharomyces cerevisiae ATO3 (YDR384C); ancestral locus Anc_5.464), which yields MSTSSSIQKTNTIEKDSAKNVETVLFDQDYITLGGRTYRRDDLLNALGPQHASAAYPQSTHRKLANPIPLGFASFSLSCLTLSLCNANVRGVTNVKLLISLFMFFGGAIELFAGLLCFVTADTYAMTVFSSFGGFWIAWGCINTDQFHSISAYSDDPQMLNNIVGFFLAGWTVFTFLMLMCSLKTSWGLFLLLTFLDLTFLMLCIGSFIDNNKAKMAGGYFGILSSVCGWYCLYYCVVTPENSYFNIKPAMMPNSPV from the coding sequence ATGAGCACTTCATCGTCTATACAGAAGACCAACACGATTGAGAAGGACAGTGCCAAAAATGTCGAAACCGTGCTGTTCGATCAAGACTACATCACTTTGGGTGGGCGTACCTACAGGAGGGACGACTTGCTGAACGCACTGGGGCCACAACATGCGTCAGCGGCGTACCCGCAGTCCACACACAGGAAATTGGCGAACCCGATCCCCCTGGGGTTCGCCTCGTTCTCCCTCTCCTGTCTGACTCTGTCGCTGTGTAACGCTAACGTCCGCGGTGTCACTAACGTTAAATTACTCATCTCGTTGTTCATGTTCTTTGGGGGCGCTATCGAGTTGTTCGCAGGGTTGCTATGTTTCGTGACGGCGGACACGTACGCAATGACCGTGTTCAGCTCGTTCGGTGGGTTTTGGATCGCATGGGGGTGTATCAACACAGACCAGTTCCACTCGATCTCCGCGTACAGCGACGATCCACAGATGTTGAATAATATCGTTGGCTTTTTCCTTGCTGGGTGGACAGTGTTCACTTTCTTGATGCTTATGTGCTCGTTGAAGACTTCGTGGGGGTTGTTCCTGCTGTTGACGTTTCTGGATCTGACATTTTTGATGCTCTGCATAGGAAGCTTCATCGATAACAACAAAGCGAAAATGGCCGGTGGGTATTTCGGTATCCTGTCAAGTGTCTGTGGTTGGTACTGTCTGTACTACTGCGTCGTCACACCAGAAAACTCATACTTCAACATTAAACCGGCAATGATGCCAAACTCACCTGTATAA
- the NKP1 gene encoding Nkp1p (similar to Saccharomyces cerevisiae NKP1 (YDR383C); ancestral locus Anc_5.463), with amino-acid sequence MSHLEHIATFLDEEVTRITDPTTAPTGVPPDIVDLVNAEIARRRADKTDTTTRDFVARKVYQLAHRKKLTLFKCIVHDIQTNNALKKTEIGDSIGAISTSNLKTLIENIYKLPSLTDLDTTGTQEIQSLREYLVLRKELMAQCTAIEIGGSKLKELREQNAEVELLRRSILETTGSDDIVQYLKTYHSKLVIELKELTLTLEEKIKSSNQSPAQLETLRTILKELQD; translated from the coding sequence ATGTCGCATCTCGAACACATAGCGACTTTTCTCGATGAAGAAGTGACAAGAATAACAGACCCGACAACGGCTCCTACCGGGGTCCCCCCTGACATCGTCGATCTAGTCAATGCAGAGATCGCCAGACGCAGGGCAGATAAGACAGACACGACAACAAGAGACTTTGTAGCGCGCAAAGTGTACCAGCTAGCACACCGCAAGAAATTGACCCTTTTCAAGTGCATAGTGCACGATATACAAACGAACAACGCACTCAAGAAGACCGAGATCGGCGACTCCATCGGGGCCATTAGCACTTCGAACTTGAAAACCCTCATTGAAAATATATACAAACTACCAAGCCTGACAGATCTCGATACAACAGGTACACAGGAAATACAATCACTCAGGGAGTACTTGGTTCTGCGCAAGGAATTGATGGCACAATGCACAGCGATTGAAATTGGGGGATCCAAATTGAAAGAGTTGCGAGAGCAAAATGCGGAGGTAGAGTTACTGCGGAGGTCAATCTTGGAGACCACGGGCTCCGATGATATTGTTCAGTACCTGAAAACGTACCATTCCAAACTTGTAATAGAGTTGAAGGAATTAACTTTGACACTGGAAGAGAAGATCAAATCCTCGAATCAGTCCCCGGCCCAACTAGAGACTTTGCGAACGATTCTAAAAGAATTGCAAGATTAA
- the RPP2B gene encoding ribosomal protein P2 (similar to Saccharomyces cerevisiae RPP2B (YDR382W); ancestral locus Anc_5.462), giving the protein MKYLAAYLLLTQGGNESPSAADIKTVIEAVGVEADEARISALLSSLEGKGSLDEIIAAGAQKFASVPAGGVASAAGASGAAAGGAAEAAEEKEEEAKEESDDDMGFGLFD; this is encoded by the coding sequence ATGAAGTACCTAGCCGCTTACCTACTATTGACCCAGGGTGGTAACGAATCCCCATCTGCTGCTGACATCAAGACCGTCATCGAAGCTGTCGGTGTCGAAGCTGATGAAGCCAGAATCTCTGCTTTGCTATCCTCTTTGGAAGGTAAGGGTTCTTTGGACGAGATCATTGCTGCCGGTGCCCAGAAGTTCGCTTCTGTCCCAGCTGGTGGTGTCGCCTCTGCTGCCGGTGCCTCCGGTGccgctgctggtggtgctgCTGAAGCCgctgaagaaaaggaagaggaagccAAGGAAGAATCCGATGACGACATGGGATTCGGTTTGTTCGACTAA
- the KNAG0C04720 gene encoding uncharacterized protein (similar to Saccharomyces cerevisiae ORT1 (YOR130C); ancestral locus Anc_5.461), giving the protein MAEEHSINNENSALKDIMNGSIAGAIGKFIEYPFDTVKVRLQTQGSSIFPTTWSCIRYTYRNEGVWNGFFQGIGSPLFGAALENATLFVSYNQTSKLLDKYCKVSELNNILVSGAVAGSFASFVLTPVELIKCKLQVANLENQIPGKAKQNTKIIPTLLSVIKGKGVLGLWQGQSSTFIRESLGGVAWFATYELMKKSFKKRHPGRDNKTWELLASGASAGLAFNASIFPADTVKSIMQTEHISLVNAVKKVFSKYGFTGFYRGLGITLIRAVPANAAVFYTYETLSKA; this is encoded by the coding sequence ATGGCTGAAGAACACTCAATAAATAATGAGAATTCGGCGCTCAAGGATATCATGAACGGGTCCATAGCCGGTGCCATCGGGAAGTTTATAGAGTACCCGTTTGACACAGTGAAAGTCAGATTACAGACACAGGGGTCGAGCATCTTCCCTACTACTTGGTCTTGTATCAGATACACGTATAGGAACGAGGGTGTTTGGAACGGGTTCTTCCAAGGCATAGGGTCTCCGCTTTTCGGCGCCGCTCTCGAGAACGCAACGCTGTTTGTCTCTTATAACCAGACATCGAAACTGCTGGATAAATATTGCAAAGTATCTGAGCTTAATAACATATTGGTTTCAGGTGCAGTCGCTGGGTCCTTCGCCTCCTTTGTTCTGACGCCAGTGGAGCTGATCAAGTGTAAATTGCAGGTCGCCAACTTGGAAAACCAGATACCGGGGAAGGCCAAGCAGAACACAAAGATCATCCCCACACTACTGTCCGTGATCAAAGGGAAAGGTGTGTTGGGTCTGTGGCAGGGCCAATCGTCCACGTTCATCAGAGAATCCCTAGGCGGTGTCGCATGGTTTGCAACTTACGAGCTGATGAAGAAGTCGTTTAAGAAGAGACACCCAGGGAGAGACAACAAGACATGGGAGCTGCTCGCGAGTGGTGCAAGTGCGGGTCTTGCATTCAACGCCAGCATATTCCCAGCAGACACCGTCAAGTCGATAATGCAAACAGAGCACATCTCTTTGGTCAACGCCGTTAAAAAAGTGTTCTCGAAGTACGGATTCACCGGCTTCTATCGCGGGCTCGGGATAACGTTGATCAGAGCTGTTCCAGCCAATGCAGCCGTATTCTACACCTACGAGACATTATCTAAAGCATGA
- the COI1 gene encoding Coi1p (similar to Saccharomyces cerevisiae YDR381C-A; ancestral locus Anc_5.459), with protein sequence MDSLNPFKHVGKSILYVSVAGILSIYISKSIIRRRREAKFQPNAKMAADEHDRNNNTYYDNLAQVKPGFPLPKEDGSVPERKSKYEAGGISAVSRKRGDKLGFWDRRRDDD encoded by the exons ATGGATTCTTTGAACCCGTTCAAGCACGTTGG TAAGAGTATCTTGTACGTCTCTGTAGCAGGGATTTTGTCCATCTACATCTCAAAGAGTATCATCAGAAGAAGGAGGGAAGCCAAATTTCAACCTAATGCGAAGATGGCTGCTGATGAACACGacagaaacaacaataCGTACTACGATAATCTGGCACAAGTGAAACCGGGGTTCCCACTACCGAAGGAAGACGGTAGTGTaccagaaagaaaaagcaaGTATGAAGCTGGTGGAATCAGCGCCGTGAGTAGGAAAAGGGGCGATAAACTTGGATTTTGGGATAGAAGAAGGGATGACGATTGA
- the YRA1 gene encoding RNA-binding protein YRA1 (similar to Saccharomyces cerevisiae YRA1 (YDR381W); ancestral locus Anc_5.458), translating into MSANLDQSLDEIIGKRPNRATSRSGGARGNGPKRATKQVNVNRRGAVGRAVPRNVRAPASAVARVAKVANGSGAVKVNVEGLPRDIKQDAVREFFATHIGGVSGVLLSYNERGLSTGMANITFRNAELARRAVTKFNNAPIDNGRSRLRLNLIVSPTMQSQDLSRRIQALPLRAPLLRRMNVVQNKPKVQKVNAPNKKAAAAKKQKQQKKAKPAKKSLEDLDKEMADYFEEKK; encoded by the exons ATGTCTGCAAACTTAGATCAATCTCTAGACGAAATTATTGGCAAGAGACCAAACAGAGCTACTTCTCGTAGCGGCGGTGCTCGCGGTAATGGCCCAAAGAGGGCCACTAAGCAAGTCAACGTTAACCGTCGTGGTGCCGTTGGTCGTGCTGTTCCTAGAAACGTTAGAGCACCAGCGAGCGCTGTTGCCAGAGTTGCCAAAGTTGCGAATGGTTCTGGCGCTGTCAAAGTCAACGTCGAGGGTTTGCCAAGAGATATCAAACAAGACGCTGTCAGA GAATTTTTTGCTACTCACATCGGTGGTGTTTCAGGTGTTTTGCTAAGTTACAATGAAAGGGGTTTGTCCACAGGTATGGCCAACATCACGTTCAGAAACGCTGAACTAGCCAGGAGGGCAGTCACCAAGTTCAACAATGCTCCTATCGACAATGGTAGATCCAGATTAAGATTGAACTTGATTGTCAGTCCAACTATGCAAAGCCAGGACTTGTCCAGAAGAATCCAGGCCTTGCCATTGAGAGCTCCACTTTTGAGAAGAATGAATGTTGTCCAAAACAAACCTAAGGTCCAGAAAGTGAACGCTCCAAACAAGAAAGCAGCCGCTGCCAAGAAgcaaaaacagcagaaaaAGGCTAAGCCAGCTAAGAAGAGTCTAGAAGATTTGGACAAGGAGATGGCTGACTATtttgaggagaagaaatgA
- the PET18 gene encoding Pet18p has protein sequence MTCTTDELISRHPDLYKSATEHELTKQLCQGTLSDRQLFVYLAQDVQFFEESLRLICKITSLAPELDPLITLAKKIGFFASDENTYFRDVLELLAPSVTPAEKTKFETEKLNRIAPYVNFMSEMLKSTTTSYAEYITFLWVLEDVYLKWAHDLPRKEGLHWKYQTWIDLHDGQHFIEWVDFLKSEVNKFPVDTVEKMFVKCVNFEFEFFDGCFEV, from the coding sequence ATGACTTGTACTACAGACGAATTGATCTCCAGACACCCAGATCTGTACAAAAGTGCTACCGAGCACGAATTGACGAAACAACTGTGTCAGGGCACACTATCCGATCGTCAATTGTTTGTTTACTTGGCGCAAGATGTCCAATTTTTCGAGGAAAGTTTGAGATTGATCTGTAAGATTACGTCTCTGGCTCCGGAACTAGATCCCTTAATCACTCTggccaaaaaaattgggTTTTTTGCCTCTGATGAAAACACATACTTTAGAGACGTGTTGGAACTGCTGGCTCCCTCGGTGACTCCTGCCGAAAAGACCAAGTTCGAAACGGAAAAATTGAACCGTATCGCCCCATACGTAAACTTCATGAGCGAGATGTTGAAATCCACAACAACATCCTACGCTGAGTACATCACGTTCCTCTGGGTGCTGGAGGACGTCTACCTAAAATGGGCACATGATCTCCCCAGAAAGGAGGGCCTCCACTGGAAGTACCAGACATGGATTGATCTACATGACGGCCAGCACTTCATCGAATGGGTCGACTTTTTAAAGAGTGAGGTGAACAAATTCCCAGTCGATACCGTCGAAAAGATGTTCGTGAAATGCGTAAACTTCGAATTCGAGTTCTTCGACGGCTGCTTCGAAGTCTGA
- the KNAG0C04760 gene encoding NAD(P)H-dependent oxidoreductase has translation MKVFIVYAHPESKSFNGSFLNATVKHLESRGNEVRVSDLYQENFKAIVDASDFLNHNPEERLQVVTASFLANKEDKLTADVKKAQENLKWADLVVLQFPLWWFSMPAIMKGWVERVFSCGFGYGVGEHSDKRWGDRYGEGMLAGKRAILAITVGGWVSHYSARGINGPIEDLLFPITHGVLNYIGMTAMPSHITYRTDGANEDKFGETTHEWFQKLDTIETANPIPYRKQNFGDYEIPSLELKAGLEKPGQLGFALARQE, from the coding sequence ATGAAAGTCTTTATTGTCTACGCACATCCAGAATCAAAATCATTTAATGGATCCTTTCTAAATGCAACTGTGAAGCATTTGGAGTCTCGTGGGAATGAGGTACGTGTGTCAGATCTGTATCAAGAAAACTTTAAAGCCATTGTCGATGCTtctgattttttgaatcaTAATCCAGAAGAAAGGCTGCAAGTTGTTACAGCATCCTTCTTGGCAAACAAAGAGGACAAGTTAACTGCAGATGTAAAGAAAGCTCAAgaaaatttgaaatggGCTGATTTGGTCGTTTTACAATTCCCATTGTGGTGGTTCTCGATGCCTGCCATCATGAAAGGTTGGGTTGAAAGAGTGTTTTCTTGTGGGTTCGGTTATGGTGTAGGTGAACATTCTGATAAAAGATGGGGGGATCGTTATGGAGAGGGAATGCTTGCCGGGAAGCGGGCAATCTTAGCCATCACGGTCGGTGGATGGGTTTCACACTACAGTGCGCGGGGTATTAACGGACCTATAGAGGACCTTTTGTTCCCCATTACACATGGTGTTTTGAACTACATTGGGATGACGGCTATGCCTTCGCATATAACTTATCGGACCGATGGTGCTAATGAGGACAAGTTTGGCGAGACCACTCACGAATGGTTTCAGAAGTTAGATACTATTGAAACTGCTAATCCCATTCCATACCGTAAGCAGAACTTTGGCGATTACGAAATTCCCTCTTTGGAATTAAAGGCCGGTCTAGAGAAACCGGGACAATTGGGTTTTGCTCTAGCACGCCAAGAATAA
- the KNAG0C04770 gene encoding TenA family protein (similar to Saccharomyces cerevisiae PET18 (YCR020C); ancestral locus Anc_1.439) — protein sequence MSSTTDILKQRHPEIYKKATEHQLTKELCQGTLSDRNLFVYLAQDVQFFETGLRLICKITSGAPAVDSLITLAKKIGFFASDENTYFRDALELLSSSVTPAEKTKFETERLDRIAPYVDFLTEMLESSTMSYAEYVTYLWVAEDVYLKWAHDLPKKEGLHWKYQTWIDLHDGQHFIEWVDFLRDEIDKFPVDVVEKMFVKCVNFEFDFFDGCYNA from the coding sequence ATGTCTTCTACTACggatattttgaaacagagaCACCCTGAGATCTATAAAAAGGCCACGGAACATCAATTGACCAAGGAGTTGTGTCAAGGTACTCTGTCTGACCGCAACCTGTTTGTTTACTTAGCGCAAGATGTAcagttttttgaaacaggaTTGAGGCTGATCTGTAAAATTACTTCAGGGGCTCCGGCCGTTGACTCATTGATCACACTTGCGAAGAAGATAGGATTTTTTGCCTCTGATGAAAACACATACTTCAGAGACGCATTAGAACTGTTATCAAGCTCAGTGACTCCTGCAGAAAAGACcaagtttgaaacagaaCGACTGGACCGTATCGCTCCATACGTTGACTTCCTCACTGAGATGCTGGAGTCATCCACGATGAGTTACGCGGAATATGTCACGTATTTGTGGGTTGCTGAGGATGTGTACTTGAAATGGGCGCACgatcttccaaagaaggaGGGCCTCCACTGGAAGTACCAGACCTGGATTGACCTCCACGACGGCCAGCATTTTATTGAGTGGGTCGATTTTCTGAGAGATGAAATTGACAAGTTCCCagttgatgttgttgagAAGATGTTTGTCAAATGTGTtaactttgaatttgatttctttgacGGTTGTTACAATGCTTAA